The following are encoded in a window of Pyrenophora tritici-repentis strain M4 chromosome 6, whole genome shotgun sequence genomic DNA:
- a CDS encoding PGAP1 multi-domain protein produces the protein MRRRSSADASSEQHQPDSTAELSPTTRPEHDDKTSSPTEGLPVKSPDWASKKRRTDGADAPGQGLVTEQLPVHDPLVKIQRQTDMAHEKAGGQIPALATDMPPHTMVEGHNRKWRRRLRSPWTPSPYMLLTMLAAFVTMFFMAQSFLTRQLDVKGCGMSYMRPNYARYHDFDTEHTRFASKYSLYLYREGGVKGVPVLFVPGNAGSYKQVRSLAAEAAYHYHNAVQHDVDAGKAGKRPLDFFSVDFNEDITAFHGQTLLDQAEYLNDAITYILSLYHTPGKFLRDSTLPDPTSVIIVGHSMGGVVARTMLTMTNYQANSINTIITLAAPHARPPVSFDGDIVRTYKAVNDYWRHAYSQKWAIDNPLWHVTLISIAGGALDTTISSDYASIESLVPETHGFTVFSTSMPNVWTGIDHLAITWCDQHRKAVVRALYDVIDVSRATQTVPRAERMRGFKRWFLTGLEDIAEKTLPHKEAKTLLTLEEDSAIIAEGERLVLRSLGKSKQRPNAHLMPVPPQAPGKKFTLLTNEQLDQPGTNGMLEVLFCTVFPSQPGQSTTLFSMNMDLSGDGVGATRLACKNAASDVIALPASTRHSIHPFSADERPFSYLQYDLEDLTEHQFVAVVDKAGERSTGWVIAEFSASSESQITVDMGLQRLLTTGLSLRLPAQRPLMTDIKIPALHSALLAYNIHVGKQSCDTGELFAPLLRQYVTDVYESKFIVNVKDAGFSLHGVAPYMPPSLHAKQPTNGVSMQIWSDPTCDSSVEINLNVDFFGSLGKLWMRYRIVFAAFPILVVALVLRQQFRTYDKMGVFMSFTQGLNECLLTSLPLALSALTFLSIALAGAQYQKKWSVGETSSNMTSLLDNASNELLLGSDDIFFWFLVPLFGLMCIGVCVAINYVALLLELILASAYSIVRASIVGKEEPKISLSAFAVTSNRQRVLTTCILLSLVSTVIPYHFAYVVLCLVQLGTSVRAFRLARESNLDSTYNFYNYAHSILILMLWILPINLPVLVVWIRNLAVHWLTPFSSHHNILSIMPFILLVETLSTGRMIPRADFPISLLTNVLLFSIGAYAAVYGVTYAYVLHHLANILCAWLVAIHFEPTTRSSSSSLLSEREKVDFEDEAGETSAGLEKRKKRP, from the exons ATGCGACGGCGCTCGTCCGCCGACGCCAGCTCAGAGCAACACCAGCCCGACTCGACTGCCGAACTTTCACCTACCACACGCCCAGAACATGACGATAAGACCAGCAGTCCAACCGAGGGATTGCCAGTGAAAAGCCCAGACTGGGCGAGTAAAAAGAGGCGGACCGACGGTGCGGACGCGCCTGGCCAGGGTCTGGTGACGGAACAGCTGCCCGTACACGACCCTCTTGTGAAGATACAGCGGCAGACGGACATGGCGCACGAGAAGGCAGGAGGCCAAATACCAGCATTGGCCACGGACATGCCACCGCACACCATGGTCGAGGGCCATAACCGCAAATGGCGCCGGCGGCTTCGCAGCCCATGGACCCCTTCACCCTACATGTTGTTGACCATGCTAGCGGCATTTGTCACCATGTTTTTTATGGCCCAGTCGTTCTTGACACGGCAGTTGGACGTCAAAGGGTGTGGAATGTCATACATGCGGCCCAACTACGCGAGATACCACGACTTCGATACCGAACATACGCGCTTCGCGAGCAAGTACTCGCTATACTTGTACCGGGAGGGCGGT GTCAAAGGCGTGCCCGTACTCTTCGTCCCCGGAAACGCTGGCAGCTACAAGCAAGTGCGCTCCCTCGCCGCGGAAGCCGCATACCACTACCACAACGCTGTCCAACACGATGTCGACGCGGGCAAGGCTGGGAAGAGGCCGCTGGACTTTTTTTCCGTCGACTTCAACGAAGACATTACTGCTTTTCACGGCCAAACCCTGCTAGACCAGGCCGAATATCTCAACGATGCCATCACATACATTCTATCCTTGTACCATACCCCGGGCAAGTTTCTACGCGACTCCACCCTACCGGATCCGACTTCAGTCATCATCGTCGGACACTCCATGGGTGGTGTTGTTGCCCGCACTATGCTCACTATGACCAACTACCAAGCCAACTCGATCAACACCATCATCACCCTTGCTGCGCCACATGCTAGGCCGCCGGTGTCTTTTGATGGGGATATTGTCCGCACGTACAAGGCAGTGAATGACTACTGGCGACACGCCTACTCGCAAAAGTGGGCCATCGACAACCCACTATGGCACGTCACCCTTATTTCCATTGCAGGAGGAGCCTTGGATACTACAATTTCCTCCGATTACGCGAGCATCGAATCTTTAGTTCCCGAGACGCATGGATTCACCGTCTTTTCGACTTCGATGCCAAATGTTTGGACTGGTATCGACCATCTTGCCATCACTTGGTGTGATCAGCACCGAAAGGCTGTTGTACGCGCCTTGTACGATGTTATTGATGTTTCACGCGCGACCCAGACTGTACCACGTGCTGAACGTATGCGTGGCTTCAAGAGATGGTTCTTGACGGGCCTGGAGGACATCGCAGAGAAGACCCTGCCTCACAAGGAAGCCAAAACTCTCCTCACACTGGAAGAGGACAGTGCCATCATCGCAGAGGGCGAAAGGCTTGTGCTTAGATCTCTCGGGAAATCCAAGCAGAGACCAAACGCTCACCTGATGCCTGTGCCACCACAAGCACCGGGCAAGAAATTTACTCTGCTCACCAACGAACAACTGGATCAGCCCGGTACCAACGGCATGCTTGAGGTACTGTTTTGCACCGTGTTTCCTTCTCAACCTGGCCAATCGACTACACTCTTTTCGATGAACATGGATCTTTCAGGCGATGGCGTGGGCGCAACACGGCTCGCTTGTAAGAACGCCGCATCGGACGTGATTGCTCTTCCTGCCTCGACTCGGCATTCGATACATCCATTCAGCGCCGACGAGCGTCCATTCTCATACTTGCAGTATGATCTCGAAGATCTTACCGAACATCAATTCGTCGCTGTGGTGGACAAAGCCGGTGAGCGCAGCACAGGCTGGGTTATAGCCGAGTTCAGCGCCTCTTCTGAGTCTCAAATTACAGTCGACATGGGTTTGCAGCGCCTATTGACCACCGGACTCTCACTTCGACTTCCAGCACAGCGTCCGCTAATGACGGACATTAAAATCCCAGCTCTCCATTCTGCGCTTTTGGCTTACAACATCCACGTTGGCAAGCAGTCGTGCGACACTGGAGAGCTCTTCGCCCCCTTGTTACGACAATACGTCACCGATGTTTACGAAAGCAAGTTTATTGTAAACGTCAAAGATGCGGGTTTCAGTCTGCATGGTGTAGCACCATACATGCCGCCATCGCTTCACGCCAAACAACCAACAAATGGGGTGTCGATGCAGATTTGGTCGGATCCAACATGCGACAGCAGCGTGGAAATCAACCTCAATGTGGACTTCTTCGGTAGTCTCGGAAAGCTCTGGATGCGCTACCGCATCGTCTTTGCCGCCTTTCCGATACTCGTTGTCGCTTTGGTCTTGCGCCAACAATTCCGGACGTACGACAAGATGGGCGTCTTCATGAGCTTCACACAAGGGCTGAACGAGTGCTTATTGACCTCGCTCCCTCTCGCTCTATCCGCGCTGACGTTCTTGTCGATTGCCTTGGCTGGTGCTCAGTACCAAAAGAAGTGGTCCGTCGGCGAGACCTCTTCCAACATGACCTCACTGCTCGACAACGCCAGCAACGAACTACTCCTCGGCTCCGACGACATCTTCTTCTGGTTCCTCGTTCCGCTCTTCGGCCTCATGTGTATCGGCGTCTGCGTAGCAATCAACTATGTCGCGCTTTTACTCGAATTAATCCTAGCATCTGCCTATTCCATCGTCCGTGCCTCGATCGTTGGAAAAGAAGAACCCAAGATATCGCTATCAGCCTTTGCCGTAACCTCGAACCGCCAACGCGTCCTCACCACCTGCATCCTCCTCTCACTAGTATCAACCGTAATCCCCTACCACTTCGCCTACGTCGTCCTCTGCCTCGTCCAACTCGGCACCAGCGTCCGCGCCTTCCGCCTAGCCCGCGAATCCAACCTGGATTCAACCTACAACTTCTACAACTACGCTCACTCAATCCTGATCCTAATGCTCTGGATCCTCCCCATCAACCTCCCCGTCCTAGTCGTCTGGATCCGCAACCTCGCCGTCCACTGGCTCACACCCTTTTCCTCGCACCACAACATCCTCTCCATCATGCCCTTTATCCTGCTCGTCGAAACGCTTAGTACCGGCCGCATGATCCCCCGAGCGGATTTTCCCATCTCGCTGCTTACTAATGTCTTGTTATTTTCTATTGGCGCTTACGCGGCCGTTTATGGTGTCACGTATGCGTATGTGTTGCACCATTTGGCTAATATTCTTTGTGCGTGGCTTGTTGCTATTCACTTTGAACCTACGACTAgatcgtcgtcttcgtcgtTGTTGAGCGAGAGAGAGAAAGTGGATTTTGAAGATGAAGCAGGAGAGACGAGTGCGGGGCtggagaagaggaagaaaCGTCCATGA
- a CDS encoding putative peptidase inhibitor i9 protein, with product MAQFNITLKKDAPQEQLDAAKKHVTDQGGKIVNEFTLIKGFTAEIPDDAVTTLESNEHVTVEKDAEVRTQ from the exons ATGGCCCAGTTCAAC ATTACCCTCAAGAAGGACGCTCCTCAGGAGCAGCTCGATGCCGCCAAGAAGCACGTCACCGACCAAGGCGGCAAGATTGTCAACGAGTTCACCTTGATCAAGGGCTTCAC TGCTGAGATCCCCGACGACGCCGTCACAACCCTCGAGTCCAACGAGCACGTCACCGTCGAAAAGGACGCCGAGGTCCGTACGCAATAG
- a CDS encoding BMS1, GTP-binding protein required for 40S ribosome biogenesis → MADTQSNRPHRPKKEKKPHSGDKNPKAFAYAAPGKLKRQAARSTEVKEKRLHVPLVDRLPEEAPPIIVGVVGPPGVGKTTLIKSLIRRYTKQTLSTPTGPLTVVTSKRRRLTFIECPADSLASMIDVAKVVDIVLLMIDGNYGFEMETMEFLNVLSASGMPGNVFGILTHLDLFRKQETLKLQKKRLKHRFWSELYQGAKLFYLSGVVNGRYPDREIMNLSRFLSVMKNPRPLVWRNSHPYCLADRFLDITPPTDIEQNPKCDRTVALYGYLRGTNFPAGGSRVHIPGVGDLTVTSTEALPDPCPTPFAEKAVEKASGKKKRTRLGDKQKVLYAPMSDVGGVLVDKDAVYIDVKTATFDPEADYSEKGLGEQMMIGLQGGRKLLGEDDGNFRLFRDGEAVDSKNLDEDVEDTGRRSQRTARAAAGEDVDDADLDGIASDDEELQQDHSDADDDEDDTGFLDSNGPSNGKLKVGRKEKDATEDAAEDVAFADSDSDLGSISGDEPDLEDLEEGDLDSLDSDDDDAEDGARWKANLRENAAKLHGRKRPYRVTDLAKMMYNMDLAPEEVIKKWRGDDNEEDIEEEGDEDGDFFNKSKENAFAITEDRYIPKYNYEELAEKWEDEENVEALMGRFASGHMNGKGGDDEENDDDFEGFDEDDEGDGEFEDLETGEKHGGEVENTGAEAEANSIEAEREKNARRKEELKLRFEEEDREGFMNDKADARKEAGQEEEFGEDDWYDAQKAMIQKQLDINRAEFDQLDELSRVRVEGHKAGTYARIVLENVPYEFSAHFNPRFPVLIGGLTPTEERFGYVQIRIKRHRWHKKILKTNDPLIFSLGWRRFQTLPIYSISDSRTRNRMLKYTPEHMHCFGTFYGPLVAPNTGFVCIQSLSNKTPGFRIAATGVVLNVDESTEIVKKLKLTGHPYKIFKNTAFIKDMFKSALEIAKFEGASIRTVSGVRGQIKRALSKPEGNFRATFEDKILMSDIVFLRAWYPIKPRRFYNTVTNLLAPATPDLEGESTSWQGMRLTGLVRHENNLPTPSDKNSAYRPITRETRVFNPLRVPRKLAADLPFKSQIATTKPQKKQTYLQKRAVVLGGEEKKARRLLDQVVAIRNDKVEKRRQKQQERKDPYKRKVKENEEKRAEREKREKQEYWAREGKKRKGDAGEGGGSAKRRK, encoded by the exons ATGGCGGATACCCAGAGTAACCGGCCGCATCGGCccaagaaggagaagaagccgCACAGTGGAGACAAGAACCCAAAGGCTTTCGCATATGCAGCGCCTGGCAAATTGAAGAGGCAGGCGGCGCGCTCTACTGAA GTCAAAGAAAAGCGCCTTCACGTCCCACTCGTCGACCGCCTTCCCGAAGAAGCGCCCCCAATCATCGTAGGCGTAGTCGGCCCTCCAGGTGTCGGAAAGACGACTCTCATCAAGAGCTTGATCAGACGATACACGAAGCAGACCCTCTCCACCCCCACCGGCCCGCTCACCGTCGTAACCTCGAAGCGCCGACGTCTCACCTTTATAGAATGTCCCGCCGATTCGCTCGCCAGCATGATCGATGTCGCCAAGGTGGTTGATATTGTGCTGTTGATGATTGACGGTAATTACGGGTTTGAGATGGAAACTATGGAGTTCTTAAATGTCCTCAGCGCAAGCGGTATGCCGGGTAACGTCTTCGGTATATTGACGCATTTGGATCTGTTCAGGAAGCAGGAAACACTCAAACTGCAGAAGAAGAGGCTAAAGCACAGGTTCTGGAGCGAACTGTACCAGGGCGCAAAGCTCTTCTACCTCAGTGGTGTGGTGAATGGACGGTACCCGGACAGAGAAATCATGAATCTTTCGAGATTCTTGAGCGTCATGAAGAACCCTAGGCCGTTGGTGTGGAGGAATTCGCATCCGTATTGTTTGGCGGATAGGTTTCTGGATATCACACCCCCGACCGATATCGAACAAAATCCAAAGTGCGATCGGACGGTAGCATTGTATGGATACCTTCGTGGCACAAACTTTCCTGCAGGAGGGTCGCGAGTGCATATACCAGGTGTGGGCGATCTTACCGTCACTTCGACAGAAGCTTTGCCCGACCCATGTCCGACACCGTTTGCAGAGAAGGCGGTTGAGAAGGCGTCGGGGAAGAAAAAGCGCACAAGACTCGGGGACAAGCAAAAGGTTCTGTATGCGCCCATGTCGGATGTTGGTGGTGTCTTGGTTGACAAGGACGCTGTTTACATTGACGTGAAGACTGCTACATTCGACCCAGAGGCAGACTACTCAGAGAAAGGTCTGGGAGAGCAAATGATGATTGGTCTGCAGGGCGGAAGAAAACTGCTAGGTGAAGATGACGGAAACTTCCGACTGTTCAGGGACGGCGAGGCTGTAGACAGCAAGAACCTCGATGAAGATGTTGAAGACACTGGCCGACGATCACAGAGGACAGCTAGAGCTGCTGCTGGCGAAGACGTCGATGATGCAGATCTTGATGGCATTGCCAGCGACGACGAAGAGCTACAGCAGGACCATAGCGATGCCGACGACGATGAAGATGATACAGGCTTTCTCGACAGCAATGGCCCATCGAATGGCAAACTGAAAGTTGGACGCAAAGAAAAGGATGCCACCGAGGACGCAGCTGAAGATGTGGCCTTTGCAGACAGTGATTCAGACTTGGGCTCAATATCTGGCGACGAGCCTGACTTGGAAGACCTCGAAGAGGGCGACCTAGACTCATTAGATTctgacgacgacgatgctGAAGATGGGGCGCGATGGAAAGCAAATCTCCGCGAAAATGCTGCAAAGCTACATGGTAGGAAACGACCGTACCGCGTCACCGACCTTGCCAAGATGATGTACAACATGGACCTGGCCCCCGAAGAAGTCATCAAGAAGTGGAGAGGGGATGACAATGAGGAGGATATTGAGGAAGAGGGTGACGAAGATGGTGACTTCTTCAACAAGTCAAAGGAAAATGCTTTTGCTATTACCGAAGACCGCTACATTCCCAAATACAACTACGAGGAGCTAGCCGAGAAGTGGGAAGATGAAGAGAATGTTGAGGCCCTGATGGGTCGTTTCGCTTCAGGCCATATGAATGGCAAGGGAGGTGACGACGAAGAGAATGACGACGACTTTGAGGGCTTCGATGAGGATGATGAGGGCGACGGAGAATTCGAAGATTTAGAGACGGGCGAGAAGCACGGTGGAGAAGTTGAGAACACCGGAGCAGAGGCGGAAGCAAATTCGATTGAGGCAGAGCGTGAAAAGAACGCGCGGAGAAAAGAGGAGCTCAAGTTGCGATTCGAAGAAGAAGATCGAGAGGGCTTCATGAACGACAAAGCCGATGCGCGAAAAGAAGCAGGCCAAGAAGAAGAGTTTGGCGAAGATGATTGGTATGATGCGCAAAAGGCCATGATACAAAAGCAGCTCGACATCAACCGCGCTGAATTCGACCAACTCGACGAGCTATCGCGTGTTCGTGTTGAAGGTCACAAGGCAGGGACGTACGCCCGTATCGTCCTCGAAAACGTTCCTTACGAGTTCTCCGCACACTTCAACCCGCGCTTCCCCGTTCTTATCGGCGGGCTCACACCAACTGAAGAACGCTTTGGCTACGTCCAAATACGTATAAAGCGACACAGGTGGCACAAGAAGATCCTCAAGACTAATGACCCGCTCATCTTCTCTCTGGGCTGGCGCCGATTCCAAACCCTACCCATCTACAGCATCTCCGATTCACGAACGAGGAACCGCATGCTCAAGTACACACCGGAGCACATGCACTGCTTCGGTACTTTCTACGGCCCACTTGTCGCCCCAAACACAGGTTTCGTCTGCATCCAATCTCTCTCCAACAAAACACCCGGCTTCCGTATCGCCGCCACCGGCGTCGTCCTCAACGTAGACGAAAGTACGGAAATCGTAAAGAAGCTCAAGCTCACAGGTCACCCCTACAAAATTTTCAAGAACACCGCCTTCATAAAAGACATGTTCAAATCAGCACTAGAAATCGCAAAGTTCGAGGGCGCAAGCATACGCACCGTATCCGGTGTACGCGGCCAAATCAAGCGCGCCCTCAGCAAACCAGAGGGAAACTTCCGCGCCACGTTTGAAGACAAAATCCTCATGAGCGACATCGTCTTCCTGAGAGCCTGGTACCCTATCAAGCCCCGCCGCTTCTACAACACCGTCACCAACCTGCTCGCCCCCGCCACCCCCGACCTCGAAGGCGAAAGCACAAGCTGGCAAGGCATGCGCCTGACGGGTCTCGTCCGCCacgaaaacaacctccccACCCCCTCCGACAAAAACTCTGCCTACCGCCCCATTACCCGCGAAACACGCGTCTTCAACCCCCTCCGCGTGCCCCGCAAACTCGCCGCCGACCTGCCGTTTAAATCGCAAATCGCAACAACTAAACCACAGAAGAAACAGACATACCTCCAGAAACGCGCCGTGGTGCTCGGCGgcgaggagaagaaggccaggaggctgcttgaTCAGGTCGTCGCAATTCGCAATGATAAGGTGGAGAAGAGGAGACAGAAGCAGCAGGAGCGCAAGGATCCGTATAAGAGGAAGGTCAAGGAGAATGAAGAGAAGAGGGCGGAGAGGGAGAAGAGGGAGAAGCAGGAGTATTGGGCTAGGGAggggaagaagaggaagggTGATGCTGGGGAGGGAGGTGGTTCTGCGAAGAGAAGGAAGTGA
- a CDS encoding BaeS, Signal transduction histidine kinase, translating to MMAQIQRPLMIQSQFIRLCCPRTARRTTKALFARGNFQRKLHTKTVTDNDISRLASLPLHPLTLADLVKHGRPPLTTQQLLTSANFTLSILPARLAHRIQSLRNLPFIVVSNPNVSKIHSNYMHSLSTLLPWAEQEIKTLEEEVRFTEVMADLVQTHANTISILARGFLEARKYISPKDVTRFLDEHLRARIGTRLIAEQHLSLHFSSQPHCEVMHDVEDNPGYIGVIDTRLKPARIVDHCANVVGEICELKYGVRPTVVINGEPDYEFAHVPVHLEYIITELLKNAFRATVESGMEREPIEVTIAPLPELLPEDTKSTESEDIRNEKVENDDQGNTDVASQRFTGNKSTTSPPTASNILPLKHSTPGVTIRIRDRGGGISPENMAHIWDYSFTTFNDSQASSTLSGGNHSGNGMDALGAFSGAGGDGAHSLAGLGYGLPLGRAYAEYFGGGIAVQSLWGWGADVYLSLRGVGRVENVEEAAESAKRKQR from the exons ATGATGGCTCAAATTCAGCGACCGCTCATGATTCAGTCGCAATTCATACGGCTATGCTGTCCGCGCACGGCGAGGAGAACAACCAAGGCGCTGTTTGCAAGGGGGAACTTCCAGCGCAAGTTGCACACCAAGACGGTTACCGACAACGACATATCACGCCTTGCAAGCCTGCCGTTACATCCGCTAACGCTCGCTGATCTCGTCAA ACACGGACGACCACCACTTACAACACAACAACTACTTACTTCGGCAAACTTTACACTTTCTATCCTCCCCGCCCGCCTCGCGCACCGCATCCAGTCGCTCCGCAATCTCCCCTTCATCGTCGTCTCGAATCCTAATGTCTCCAAGATTCACTCGAATTACATGCACAGTCTGTCGACTTTGCTACCATGGGCTGAGCAGGAGATAAAGACACTCGAGGAGGAGGTTAGGTTCACAGAGGTCATGGCAGATCTCGTGCAAACACACGCGAATACAATCAGTATCCTGGCCAGAGGCTTCTTGGAGGCAAGGAAATACATCAGCCCGAAGGATGTGACGCGTTTCTTGGACGAGCATCTTCGGGCGAGGATAGGCACAAGATTGATCGCCGAGCAGCACTTGTCACTGCACTTTTCGAGCCAACCGCATTGCGAGGTCATGCATGATGTGGAAGACAATCCGGGGTACATTGGTGTCATCGACACAAGACTGAAGCCAGCGCGCATCGTGGACCACTGCGCTAACGTCGTGGGTGAGATCTGTGAGCTCAAGTACGGTGTTCGACCTACGGTTGTCATCAATGGAGAGCCCGACTACGAATTCGCCCACGTTCCCGTACATCTCGAATACATCATTACCGAGCTTCTCAAGAACGCATTTCGCGCAACAGTCGAAAGCGGCATGGAGCGCGAACCCATCGAAGTCACTATTGCCCCGCTTCCAGAACTTTTACCCGAGGACACAAAGAGCACAGAGTCGGAAGACATACGCAACGAGAAGGTGGAGAATGACGACCAGGGTAACACAGATGTAGCTTCGCAGCGCTTTACAGGCAACAAGTCGACTACCTCTCCTCCGACTGCTTCCAACATCCTCCCCCTCAAACACAGCACGCCTGGCGTAACGATTCGAATTCGCGACCGCGGTGGTGGCATATCGCCCGAAAACATGGCTCACATATGGGACTATAGCTTTACGACGTTCAACGACTCACAAGCATCGTCGACACTTTCTGGTGGTAACCACTCGGGAAATGGTATGGATGCACTGGGGGCTTTCTCGGGGGCTGGAGGCGATGGAGCACATAGTCTTGCAGGACTGGGCTATGGACTGCCGCTTGGAAGGGCATACGCAGAGTATTTTGGGGGAGGCATTGCGGTGCAGAGCCTCTGGGGATGGGGAGCCGATGTTTATCTCAGTTTGAGGGGTGTGGGAAGGGTGGAGAATGTTGAAGAGGCGGCAGAGAGTGCAAAGAGGAAACAAAGATAG
- a CDS encoding Herpes-BLLF1 multi-domain protein: MLSKVTIASALVAATSALPNAIAPGYYSAYQQLACFDSLTGPPVALTQIGQYLDLYFQGIYLVPTFNLPIQPGVKPNTPSNMAGFNLINLATLNGPPTISTEKADSNVDFFDLESFYYGCVIPTQETVASLPVSCDITVTGFSDTAGTMKTCEQSFEYRVDGVPSAVIGGTPIGEKPVTVSKEMMKATLGAKFKGLKKVMFSVQGKSPVSGVLTAALLDSISYTSYTKYADNQVLSVAQAM, from the coding sequence ATGCTTTCCAAGGTCACCATCGCATCCGCCCTCGTGGCCGCCACGTCTGCCCTCCCCAACGCTATAGCCCCCGGCTACTACTCTGCTTACCAGCAACTCGCCTGTTTCGACAGCCTCACCGGGCCGCCTGTCGCCCTCACTCAAATCGGTCAATACCTTGATCTCTACTTCCAGGGTATTTACCTGGTCCCCACCTTCAACCTTCCCATCCAGCCGGGTGTCAAGCCCAACACCCCCAGCAACATGGCGGGATTCAACCTGATCAACCTCGCCACCCTTAATGGCCCCCCTACCATCTCAACAGAGAAGGCCGACAGCAACGTCGACTTCTTCGACCTAGAGTCCTTCTACTACGGCTGCGTTATCCCCACCCAGGAGACTGTCGCCAGTCTTCCCGTTAGCTGCGACATTACCGTCACTGGTTTCTCTGATACCGCAGGTACCATGAAGACGTGCGAGCAGAGCTTTGAGTACAGGGTCGATGGTGTACCTTCCGCTGTAATTGGTGGCACGCCAATTGGTGAGAAGCCTGTTACGGTCAGCAAGGAGATGATGAAGGCGACTTTGGGTGCCAAGTTCAAGGGCCTGAAGAAGGTCATGTTCTCGGTCCAGGGTAAGTCGCCTGTGTCGGGTGTGCTTACCGCCGCCTTGTTGGACTCTATCTCGTACACCTCTTACACCAAGTATGCGGACAACCAGGTTCTTTCCGTCGCCCAGGCCATGTAA